TGGTACAAGCGTGTGAATGCTGGCCGCGGAGGTCGTAACTAATGGCGGAAGTTCACGAGCGCCGAGATAGAGATACCGGTAATGCCGAATACGATCTGAGCCTGGTTCCCACCTGGTCGATCCTGCTGGCTGCGATCTTCTTTGTCGGGCTGCAGTATCTCTTTCATTTCAAGATGCCCCATCGTCACGGCGAGCTGCTGGCGATGCGCATTGCGATGGGCTTCTTCTGGGGATCTGCGCTTGCCAGCTACGCCCTGCTGGCCGGTTACGTCAGCCGCGACGTCAAACGCCGCAATATGTCGGCGCCGCTGTGGGTGCTGATGGTCATCCTGATGCCTGCCGGCATCGGAGCCATCGTCTACTTCCTGGTGCGGCAGCCGGTAGTCTCCCGGTGTCCCCACTGCAGCACGGAGCTGCAGGCCGGCTTCAACTTTTGTCCGCAGTGCCGCTTCCAGACTGCGCCCGTTTGCGGACAGTGCTATCGCAGCGTGCAGATTACCGATATCTACTGCTCCAACTGCGGGCATGATCTTGCCACGGACGGATCTCCGCGCCGCCTGCGGGCCTATCACGACGAGTAGCTATCTCGATTTTGTTCGCGGTTCGGCTAGAGCATTTTTCCTGTAGGGGTAGTGTAGGGATTCCGATACCCAGCAACAGGGA
This genomic window from Terriglobus albidus contains:
- a CDS encoding zinc ribbon domain-containing protein, which encodes MAEVHERRDRDTGNAEYDLSLVPTWSILLAAIFFVGLQYLFHFKMPHRHGELLAMRIAMGFFWGSALASYALLAGYVSRDVKRRNMSAPLWVLMVILMPAGIGAIVYFLVRQPVVSRCPHCSTELQAGFNFCPQCRFQTAPVCGQCYRSVQITDIYCSNCGHDLATDGSPRRLRAYHDE